Proteins encoded together in one Maricaulis maris window:
- a CDS encoding STAS domain-containing protein, with amino-acid sequence MEYSSETRGDRYVVTIGGVLTFDDYDAFRQVIAEIVACTPDTVELSLTGAKMIDSAGIGMLLLANDKAGKAGKTLRLSGLKGHVAKVVELARIDQLIQID; translated from the coding sequence ATGGAATACAGCAGCGAGACGCGGGGCGACCGTTATGTGGTCACGATCGGGGGGGTGCTCACTTTCGACGACTATGACGCCTTTCGACAGGTCATCGCCGAGATCGTGGCCTGCACGCCCGACACCGTCGAGCTGTCACTGACGGGTGCCAAGATGATCGACTCGGCCGGGATCGGCATGCTCCTGCTCGCCAATGACAAGGCTGGCAAGGCGGGCAAGACGCTCCGCTTGTCCGGGCTCAAGGGGCATGTCGCCAAAGTGGTGGAGCTGGCACGGATCGACCAGCTCATCCAGATTGATTGA
- a CDS encoding Hpt domain-containing protein, translating into MNSWQDHPAIDLPMVRTLVNAVGVDAFDGMRGQFVDDLKNLVVAYKAAYARSDTDEARAAAHGLKGAAGNIGLVRLSMIASALEKDPTDPGRDLDIILDESIAHLVAAS; encoded by the coding sequence TTGAATAGCTGGCAAGACCATCCGGCGATCGACCTGCCCATGGTGCGCACCCTGGTGAACGCGGTCGGCGTCGATGCGTTCGATGGCATGCGCGGACAATTCGTCGATGATCTGAAAAACCTCGTCGTGGCCTACAAGGCTGCTTACGCCCGGTCCGATACGGACGAGGCGCGGGCGGCAGCCCATGGCCTCAAGGGCGCGGCCGGCAATATCGGCCTGGTCCGGCTCAGCATGATCGCGTCAGCGCTTGAAAAAGACCCGACAGATCCGGGCCGTGATCTCGATATCATCCTCGACGAGTCGATTGCGCACTTGGTGGCCGCTTCATGA
- a CDS encoding LacI family DNA-binding transcriptional regulator produces the protein MSVKTRANKQSGATIKDVASAAGVSAMTVSRVLNAEPNVRPATRERVQAAIRDLNYRPNLSARNLARANAYFIGLLYDNPSAGYISELLIGALNRCRASGYHLVLESCGAAGEDWASQIAAMLQTSNFDGIIMPPPVCDLPEVLDAVTAAGIPYVRISPDTDPDRAPCILTDDRAAARRMTEYLIALGHTRIGFILGPEAHGASRERQAGFLEGLQAHGLTADPALIVPGAFTYRSGLDAAETLLSLPTRPTAIFASNDDMAVAVIALAHKHALDVPRDLTVVGFDDTQTATAIWPQLTTVRQPISDMSSAAIDLLASHLDGDTEAGARHEIRSEIIIRDSSAAPAV, from the coding sequence ATGAGTGTGAAGACACGGGCGAACAAACAGTCCGGTGCAACGATCAAGGATGTTGCCAGCGCAGCTGGCGTGTCCGCGATGACGGTCTCGCGGGTTCTGAACGCCGAGCCGAATGTGCGTCCGGCCACGCGCGAGCGGGTACAGGCCGCCATTCGGGACCTCAATTACCGCCCCAATCTCTCGGCCCGAAACCTGGCCCGGGCGAATGCCTATTTCATCGGGCTGCTCTATGATAATCCGAGCGCCGGCTATATCAGCGAGCTCCTGATCGGGGCGCTGAACCGGTGCCGTGCCTCGGGCTACCATCTGGTGCTGGAAAGCTGTGGGGCCGCTGGCGAGGACTGGGCCAGCCAGATCGCCGCGATGCTGCAGACCTCGAATTTTGACGGAATCATCATGCCGCCACCGGTCTGCGACCTTCCCGAGGTCCTGGATGCAGTCACGGCGGCAGGTATTCCCTATGTGCGGATTTCGCCTGACACAGATCCGGATCGTGCGCCTTGCATCCTGACCGATGACCGCGCCGCGGCGCGCCGCATGACCGAATATCTCATCGCTCTCGGGCATACCCGTATCGGCTTTATTCTCGGTCCCGAAGCGCACGGGGCGAGCCGCGAGCGGCAAGCGGGTTTCCTCGAGGGCCTTCAAGCGCACGGCCTGACGGCCGATCCGGCCCTCATTGTGCCCGGTGCCTTTACCTACCGGTCCGGTCTCGACGCGGCAGAGACGCTGCTCTCGCTGCCGACGCGACCGACGGCGATCTTTGCTTCCAATGACGACATGGCGGTGGCGGTGATCGCGCTGGCCCACAAGCATGCGCTCGATGTCCCGCGTGATCTGACGGTTGTCGGCTTTGATGATACCCAGACCGCGACGGCGATCTGGCCGCAACTGACCACCGTCAGGCAGCCGATCTCTGACATGTCGAGTGCCGCGATCGACCTGCTGGCCAGCCATCTTGATGGCGATACCGAGGCCGGGGCCCGTCACGAAATCCGATCCGAGATCATCATCCGGGACTCATCCGCCGCGCCAGCGGTTTAG
- a CDS encoding ChrR family anti-sigma-E factor — protein sequence MTQRGHVLDDAWYLDYAAGSLVSEAERVLVRSHIELNTEAEDRIARLDTIGGALLDQLPVGEPLPFSADELLALADTDVDADVETRDDVAALPRALDGVDLPPALASYLMRTGVKVKWEFLGPGLRKAILWRGEDDTRLWLLKAEPGVSIPHHGHKGSELTLVLKGSFWDGDQEYRRGDVEEAHPDIEHDIRIGENGVCVCLALTQGKLRFDDPLLRAFQVFTGL from the coding sequence ATGACCCAACGCGGTCACGTACTCGACGACGCTTGGTATCTGGATTACGCCGCCGGTTCGCTGGTGAGCGAGGCTGAGCGTGTGCTGGTACGTTCACATATTGAACTGAACACGGAAGCCGAGGACCGGATTGCCCGCCTCGACACGATTGGCGGTGCCTTGCTGGATCAGCTGCCGGTTGGTGAGCCGCTGCCGTTCAGCGCTGACGAGCTTCTGGCCCTGGCCGACACGGATGTCGATGCCGATGTCGAAACCCGCGATGATGTGGCGGCGCTGCCCCGTGCGCTGGATGGCGTCGACCTGCCACCAGCCCTCGCGAGCTATCTGATGCGCACCGGCGTCAAGGTGAAGTGGGAGTTTCTCGGCCCGGGACTGCGCAAGGCGATCCTGTGGCGTGGCGAGGATGATACCCGCCTTTGGTTGCTCAAGGCCGAGCCGGGTGTTTCCATTCCGCATCATGGTCACAAGGGATCCGAGCTGACCTTGGTGCTCAAGGGCAGCTTCTGGGATGGCGACCAGGAATATCGCCGCGGCGATGTCGAGGAAGCGCATCCCGATATCGAGCATGATATCCGGATCGGCGAGAATGGCGTCTGCGTCTGCCTCGCACTGACCCAGGGCAAGCTTCGCTTCGACGACCCACTGCTGCGGGCCTTTCAGGTCTTCACCGGTCTTTGA